The genome window AAAGGTTATGAAAGAAGTTCACCCTTATGAAGAGCCTGTTATAAATATTATTCCGCTTTTAAATGATAGATTCGATTTAAATTTAAATTATTAATTTATATTTATTAAATTAATATTTATAATGAAAAAATATCTTTTATAATATAAACAAAATCATTCTTAGGAAATTTATTCAAGTTTATTACATACTCTATTGCATCAGCGAAATATAATTTATTATCACTAGGCAAATATGATACAGTGAATATTTGGGCATTACTGTTTAATAATTTTTCTTTAGTATATCCGTATTCTGACATTTCTATTAATCTGCTTGGTATATTATCACCATAAAAAATAAAAACAGCATGATTATATAATTTAGCTTTTACTATTTTTTCTTTATCATTATCATCTTTTCTGAAAAGTTTTTGATTATCATCAACATATAAATCAAATATTTCATTTATCTCATTTTTTATATTATTAAGTACGGCCTCTCCGTCTTTATCAATATCAACTAAAAAGAAATAGTATGCATGTATTATAATAGATTTTTTATTTTTTATAACATCAGCGTTTATGAAAACCCTTGAAGAGTTAATAGAATACATACTATAACCGAAATATTTTAATCTGTCTATTATATTCTCTTTGCCTACTTTTTTGTTTACATTATGTTCCAATACAGAATTATTTTTTATGAATAATAATTTCCTTTTATTAATATTTGAGGCATCAATATAAAGGAATACCAAAGTTATTATTTCAAGTATTATTAGAATTACAGTTATATATATTTGATTATTATTATAAATTGAAAAGAAAATTAAGTTGGCAAACGCTATGGCTATTACACCATAAACGCTTGCCCTTAATAACTCTTTTTTGAAGGAGAACAGCTTATTATTGTTCATTATTACTAATTTATTTGATGAATTTATTATCTATAAGTAGTTACTTCTTGATAAGCTCTAACCGCTCTGTCAATTACCGCCTTTGTAAAGCTAAGAGATAATTCAACTTCAGCAATAGCGTTCATCACATCGGATACATCAACCTGATCCGGTCTTATACCAGCCTGAACTATTATATTATCTCTGTCAACCTGCTTCTGATTAACAGC of Brachyspira hampsonii contains these proteins:
- the fliE gene encoding flagellar hook-basal body complex protein FliE, with the protein product MNINNVMNSYSASTKTGNVGDNYGFVLKTTDPRHYGPAQQLRRSSSNDLISNFGTMLSDAIDAVNQKQVDRDNIIVQAGIRPDQVDVSDVMNAIAEVELSLSFTKAVIDRAVRAYQEVTTYR